One Planktothrix sp. FACHB-1365 genomic window carries:
- a CDS encoding CopG family antitoxin yields MPNEENTEITKSSISNATSYEEIGEFWDEHDTADYWEQTYPVEFTINLGPKSQVTYYGIDKSLSEKISAVAQQKGISAETLLNLWVQEKLQEERV; encoded by the coding sequence ATGCCGAACGAAGAAAATACCGAAATAACTAAAAGTTCTATCTCCAATGCAACCTCGTATGAAGAGATAGGGGAGTTTTGGGATGAGCATGATACGGCTGATTATTGGGAGCAAACTTACCCGGTTGAATTTACAATTAATCTTGGCCCTAAATCTCAAGTAACATATTACGGTATTGATAAAAGTTTATCTGAAAAAATCAGTGCTGTCGCGCAACAGAAAGGGATATCTGCCGAAACTCTTTTAAATTTGTGGGTACAGGAGAAATTACAGGAAGAAAGGGTTTAA
- a CDS encoding BrnT family toxin — protein sequence MEIFDLIFLDSIVEKLARKHSVQEHEVREVFLRFPLIRFIEKGNRQNENVYATYGQTETGRYLIVFFIYKEDKNALILSARDMTNAERRKYRNN from the coding sequence TTGGAAATATTTGATTTAATCTTCTTGGATAGTATTGTTGAGAAACTGGCTCGCAAGCACAGCGTTCAGGAACATGAGGTAAGAGAAGTTTTTCTGCGGTTTCCACTGATACGATTTATTGAAAAAGGAAACCGTCAAAATGAAAACGTTTATGCCACTTATGGTCAAACAGAGACGGGACGCTACTTAATTGTTTTCTTCATCTATAAGGAAGACAAAAATGCTTTAATATTATCAGCGAGGGACATGACCAATGCCGAACGAAGAAAATACCGAAATAACTAA
- a CDS encoding CatB-related O-acetyltransferase: MNYGPSPETRYPIPEQTRLVYLKTIIKNPNITVGDYTYYDDFDHPENFEKNVLYHFDFIGDQLIIGKFCSIASDVKFIMNGGNHRTDWLTNYPFPVFGNGWESAMPDSWPFKGNTVIGNDVWIGYGATIMPGIQIGDGAIIATQSVVTRDVPPYTIVGGNPAQEIRKRFEESMIEELLNIRWWDWNIEKITHHLRAICGADIEALRQALDSE; this comes from the coding sequence ATGAATTACGGCCCCTCTCCCGAAACTCGTTATCCTATTCCCGAACAAACTCGCTTAGTGTATTTGAAAACAATTATTAAAAACCCGAATATTACTGTGGGAGATTATACATATTATGATGATTTTGATCACCCAGAAAATTTTGAAAAAAATGTTTTATACCATTTTGATTTTATCGGAGATCAATTAATTATTGGTAAATTCTGTTCTATTGCTTCCGATGTTAAATTTATTATGAACGGGGGAAATCATCGTACAGATTGGTTGACTAATTATCCTTTTCCGGTCTTTGGAAACGGTTGGGAATCTGCAATGCCTGATTCTTGGCCATTTAAAGGAAATACAGTGATTGGAAATGATGTTTGGATTGGATATGGGGCTACGATTATGCCTGGTATTCAGATTGGAGATGGTGCAATTATTGCGACTCAATCTGTCGTTACCCGTGATGTTCCTCCCTATACAATAGTTGGTGGAAATCCTGCCCAAGAAATTCGCAAACGGTTTGAAGAATCTATGATTGAAGAACTATTAAATATCCGGTGGTGGGATTGGAATATTGAGAAGATTACTCATCATCTTCGTGCAATTTGTGGTGCAGATATTGAGGCTTTACGTCAGGCTTTAGACTCTGAATAA
- a CDS encoding DUF1818 family protein codes for MERILKTGTGWRLGWNPEATEFQGLVGGDTWAMELTQGEFDDFCRLLGQLAETMTQMSGELMDEEKIACEAESDWLWMQVEGYPHAYTVQFILNTGRRAEGCWPVEVVAELVQATRTLKIF; via the coding sequence GTGGAGAGAATTCTAAAAACGGGAACGGGATGGCGTTTGGGTTGGAACCCCGAAGCAACGGAATTTCAAGGATTAGTCGGGGGGGATACCTGGGCGATGGAACTCACCCAAGGGGAGTTTGATGATTTTTGTCGGTTGTTGGGTCAATTAGCGGAGACGATGACCCAAATGTCAGGGGAGTTGATGGATGAAGAAAAAATCGCCTGTGAAGCCGAAAGCGATTGGTTATGGATGCAGGTGGAAGGTTATCCCCATGCTTATACTGTGCAGTTTATTTTGAATACGGGACGTCGGGCGGAGGGGTGTTGGCCCGTTGAAGTGGTGGCGGAATTGGTACAAGCCACAAGAACGTTAAAAATTTTTTAG
- a CDS encoding DNA-directed RNA polymerase subunit omega, whose protein sequence is MQKRSTIDSIEITRRAADLVSAASNRYRITVQVANRAKRCRYEDFDNGDENTIKPVLRAIIEMSDELTQPEIISDR, encoded by the coding sequence ATGCAAAAGCGTTCAACGATTGACTCCATAGAAATTACCCGTCGCGCTGCTGATCTCGTCAGTGCGGCGTCTAATCGCTATCGGATTACCGTACAAGTGGCAAATCGGGCAAAACGGTGTCGGTATGAAGACTTTGATAATGGGGATGAGAATACTATCAAACCTGTTTTACGCGCCATTATTGAAATGTCTGATGAACTGACCCAACCGGAAATTATTTCAGATCGTTAA
- a CDS encoding GDSL-type esterase/lipase family protein, which translates to MQAAINPTLINLSVVPQRQPLKVVVLGDSLVYGFGDPQGGGWVERLRCQWMSPDTVGPILYNLGVRGNRVIQVRDRLEQEFRHRGELRNRLPDVSIFSVGLNDSARVQSFQGRNYTEFNDFETALHSMLDQAQRLCNVLFVGMVPVDESKMPFQGCLYYTLADQFRYKEATRLACLERNIPYLDLFEIWLNRGEYWWKSRLCSDGLHPNVAGYEALLEDIRNWEPIQKLAY; encoded by the coding sequence ATGCAAGCAGCGATAAATCCAACCCTAATCAATTTATCCGTTGTTCCCCAACGTCAACCGCTCAAAGTCGTAGTTCTGGGGGATAGTCTCGTCTATGGATTTGGTGATCCTCAAGGAGGGGGTTGGGTTGAGCGACTGCGATGTCAATGGATGTCCCCGGATACGGTAGGGCCAATCCTTTATAATTTGGGAGTCCGGGGAAATCGTGTGATTCAAGTGCGCGATCGCTTAGAACAAGAATTTCGCCATCGGGGAGAATTGCGAAACCGTTTACCGGATGTGAGTATTTTTTCCGTGGGATTAAATGATTCAGCACGGGTACAGTCATTTCAAGGTCGCAACTACACCGAATTTAATGACTTTGAAACTGCCTTACACAGTATGTTAGACCAAGCCCAACGTCTTTGTAATGTTTTATTTGTGGGAATGGTTCCCGTTGATGAAAGCAAAATGCCGTTTCAAGGCTGTTTGTACTATACCTTAGCGGATCAATTTCGGTACAAAGAAGCCACTCGTCTCGCCTGTTTAGAACGCAATATCCCCTATTTAGATCTATTTGAAATTTGGTTAAACCGAGGGGAATATTGGTGGAAGTCTCGGTTATGTTCCGATGGTTTACATCCCAATGTAGCTGGATATGAAGCTTTATTAGAGGATATTCGCAATTGGGAACCGATTCAAAAATTAGCTTATTAA
- a CDS encoding urease accessory protein UreF, producing MILNLLQLSSPALPLGAYSYSEGLETLVEHQIITDNQSLLQWLIQDLKFGAIRLEAAVMVRAYRCVINQDFSQFIYWNQWSTATKETAELRQQSWQMGNTLIQLLVHLEGVKTTENQNLELPPLKNWVEQVGKPCNYAIAFGLGAVYWNLDLKNALLGYLYSWATNLINAGVKLIPLGQTMGQTLLLQLHPEIELTTTAILELKDEDLVSCNWGLALASMAHETQYSRLFRS from the coding sequence ATGATTTTAAATTTATTGCAACTTTCTAGTCCAGCTTTACCCTTGGGAGCTTATAGTTATTCAGAGGGGTTAGAAACTTTAGTTGAACATCAAATTATTACGGATAACCAGAGTTTATTACAGTGGTTAATTCAAGATTTAAAGTTTGGCGCAATTCGTTTAGAAGCTGCGGTTATGGTTCGAGCTTATCGTTGCGTAATCAATCAAGATTTTAGCCAATTTATCTATTGGAATCAATGGTCAACGGCGACCAAGGAAACGGCTGAACTTCGACAACAAAGTTGGCAAATGGGAAATACCTTAATACAGCTTTTAGTTCATTTAGAAGGGGTGAAAACAACAGAAAATCAGAATTTAGAATTACCTCCCCTCAAAAATTGGGTTGAACAAGTCGGAAAACCTTGTAATTATGCGATCGCGTTTGGACTAGGTGCAGTTTATTGGAATTTGGATCTCAAAAATGCCTTATTGGGATATCTATATAGTTGGGCAACTAATTTAATTAATGCTGGGGTGAAACTCATTCCTTTAGGTCAAACAATGGGTCAAACCTTATTGTTACAATTACACCCAGAAATAGAATTAACAACCACAGCAATTTTAGAATTAAAAGATGAAGATTTAGTCAGTTGCAATTGGGGGTTGGCTTTAGCAAGTATGGCGCATGAAACTCAATATAGCCGATTATTTAGAAGCTAA
- the ureG gene encoding urease accessory protein UreG: protein MSGLRVGIAGPVGSGKTALVDALCKQMRTSYQLAVVTNDIYTQEDAQYLVRSKALESDRILGVETGGCPHTAIREDASLNLAAIEQLETQFKNLDILFVESGGDNLAATFSPELVDITIYVIDVAAGDKIPRKGGPGITKSDLLVINKIDLAALVGADLNIMERDAKKMRGNKAFVFTNLKTKQGLDVIIKFIKSHLIQ, encoded by the coding sequence ATGTCTGGGTTACGAGTTGGAATTGCGGGGCCTGTCGGTTCAGGGAAAACAGCCTTAGTTGATGCTTTATGTAAGCAAATGCGAACTTCCTATCAATTGGCAGTAGTGACCAATGATATTTATACTCAAGAAGATGCTCAATATTTAGTTCGTTCTAAAGCCTTAGAAAGTGATCGCATTTTAGGGGTGGAAACCGGAGGTTGTCCGCACACAGCTATTCGAGAAGATGCCTCATTAAATTTAGCCGCTATCGAACAATTAGAAACCCAATTTAAAAATTTAGATATTTTATTTGTGGAAAGTGGCGGTGATAATTTAGCTGCAACCTTTAGCCCGGAATTAGTCGATATTACGATTTATGTAATTGATGTCGCAGCCGGAGATAAAATTCCCCGTAAAGGAGGGCCAGGAATTACCAAATCAGATTTATTAGTGATTAATAAAATAGATTTAGCGGCTTTAGTTGGTGCAGATTTAAACATCATGGAACGAGATGCTAAAAAAATGCGAGGAAATAAAGCCTTTGTGTTTACCAATTTAAAAACCAAACAAGGACTAGATGTTATTATTAAATTTATTAAATCCCATCTCATCCAGTAG
- a CDS encoding urease accessory protein UreD, which produces MSNLELNLSQWHGILELDYQKIGDSTQLVKAYSQAPLKIQRSFYPEGKAICHSIILHTAGGIVGGDRLSQKINLQPETQVVLTTPAASKIYRSTGEISQQNIKIDVQENAYLEFIPRESIIFNGAIFSQNIEINLAASGCYLGWEITRFGRTARGETFTQGQWKSCTEIWQNNRPLWIDRQGFIAHEDLLNSPHGLGGQPVIATLTWVGQPISEELIQSIRQLWGQRETSSQAGVTQLISGLLCRYRGNSTQEVIDWFTDVWRLLRQNYTGQLIAKPRVWQI; this is translated from the coding sequence ATGAGTAATTTAGAACTAAATCTCTCTCAATGGCATGGTATTTTAGAATTAGACTATCAAAAAATTGGTGATTCTACCCAATTAGTTAAAGCTTATAGCCAAGCACCCTTAAAAATTCAGCGTTCTTTCTATCCTGAAGGAAAAGCAATATGTCACAGTATTATTTTACATACTGCTGGAGGAATTGTAGGCGGCGATCGCTTATCTCAAAAGATTAATTTACAGCCGGAAACTCAAGTTGTTTTAACCACACCAGCCGCCAGTAAAATATACCGCAGTACGGGAGAAATCAGCCAACAAAATATTAAAATTGACGTTCAAGAAAATGCCTATTTAGAATTTATTCCCCGTGAAAGTATCATTTTTAATGGGGCAATTTTTAGCCAAAATATAGAAATTAATTTAGCTGCTTCTGGGTGCTATTTAGGATGGGAAATCACGCGGTTTGGACGAACAGCACGGGGAGAAACCTTCACCCAAGGACAGTGGAAATCCTGTACAGAAATCTGGCAAAATAACCGTCCACTTTGGATTGATCGACAGGGATTTATAGCCCATGAAGATTTATTAAATAGTCCTCATGGTTTAGGAGGACAACCTGTAATTGCTACCTTAACTTGGGTTGGACAACCTATTTCAGAAGAGCTAATTCAAAGTATACGACAACTGTGGGGACAGCGAGAAACTTCTAGCCAAGCTGGGGTAACGCAATTAATATCAGGATTACTCTGTCGCTATCGGGGAAATTCGACCCAAGAGGTGATAGACTGGTTTACGGATGTTTGGCGGTTACTTCGTCAAAATTATACCGGACAATTGATCGCTAAACCTCGTGTTTGGCAAATTTAA
- the ureA gene encoding urease subunit gamma, with protein MQLSPQEKDKLLIFTAALLAERRKEKGLKLNYPEAVAYLTAAILEGAREGRTVAELMSYGKTILKREEVMEGIPEMIHEVQVEATFPDGTKLVTVHDPIN; from the coding sequence ATGCAATTATCTCCCCAAGAAAAAGATAAACTTTTAATTTTTACGGCTGCTTTATTAGCTGAAAGGCGCAAGGAAAAAGGATTAAAATTGAATTATCCTGAAGCCGTTGCTTATCTTACAGCAGCGATTTTAGAAGGCGCTAGGGAAGGACGCACCGTTGCTGAATTAATGAGTTATGGAAAAACAATTTTAAAGCGGGAAGAGGTCATGGAAGGCATTCCTGAAATGATTCATGAAGTCCAGGTGGAAGCGACCTTTCCCGATGGTACAAAATTAGTAACGGTTCATGATCCGATTAATTAA
- a CDS encoding HhoA/HhoB/HtrA family serine endopeptidase, giving the protein MKSDFDPVNSLESRRLEWTDPSHPTPQRPRTQSLKSLSLILLGTGLGIAGVSFAHQLQQRPQTTSPTVTAPVPPMSMPAPVNSMSGTIADPDLITSVVERFGPAVVRINATKTIESQVPEQFNDPFFQRFFGSQMPNSPKQEIVRGSGSGFIVNSNGRIITNAHVVDGVKNVSVVLKDGRQFEGKVIGSDPVTDVAVVQIEANNLPTVSLGNSEALQPGELAIAIGNPLGLDNTVTVGIVSATGRSGSEVGIPDKRVSFIQTDAAINPGNSGGPLLNQKGEVIGMNTAIIQGAQGLGFAIPINQVQRIADQISTTGKVEHPYLGIQMVTLSPEVKESLNQDPNSPISVNEDQGILIVRVIPNSPAHQSGLRAGDVIIQVDNKPVLKADEVQQAVENVTVGSSLRMQVQRQGQPLNLEVKTGAIPTQESVINNQ; this is encoded by the coding sequence ATGAAATCTGATTTTGATCCTGTAAATTCTTTAGAGTCCCGTCGTTTAGAGTGGACAGACCCATCTCACCCCACTCCCCAACGCCCTCGGACACAATCTTTAAAGTCGTTATCTTTAATCTTATTAGGAACTGGGCTAGGAATTGCGGGGGTGTCCTTTGCCCATCAACTGCAACAACGCCCTCAGACCACCTCCCCAACGGTAACTGCTCCCGTACCCCCGATGTCGATGCCAGCCCCGGTCAATTCTATGTCGGGAACTATTGCCGATCCTGACCTGATCACTTCTGTTGTAGAACGCTTTGGGCCGGCTGTTGTGCGGATTAATGCTACAAAAACCATTGAAAGTCAGGTTCCTGAACAGTTTAATGATCCGTTTTTTCAACGGTTCTTTGGTTCCCAAATGCCCAATTCTCCTAAACAGGAAATCGTTAGAGGTTCAGGGTCAGGATTTATTGTTAATTCTAATGGTCGAATTATTACCAATGCTCACGTTGTCGATGGGGTAAAAAACGTTTCTGTTGTCCTTAAAGATGGTCGTCAATTTGAAGGAAAAGTGATTGGAAGTGATCCGGTTACGGATGTTGCTGTGGTTCAAATTGAAGCGAATAATTTGCCAACGGTTTCATTAGGCAATTCAGAGGCTTTACAACCGGGGGAATTAGCGATCGCTATTGGCAACCCTTTAGGATTAGATAATACTGTAACAGTTGGTATTGTTAGTGCTACAGGTCGTTCAGGAAGTGAAGTTGGAATTCCTGATAAACGAGTTAGTTTTATTCAAACCGATGCTGCTATTAATCCAGGGAATTCTGGGGGGCCGTTACTGAATCAAAAAGGTGAAGTGATTGGGATGAATACGGCGATTATTCAAGGTGCCCAAGGGTTAGGATTTGCTATTCCGATTAACCAAGTTCAACGTATTGCGGATCAAATTTCGACGACAGGAAAAGTCGAACATCCTTATTTGGGAATTCAAATGGTAACGCTTTCTCCTGAAGTCAAAGAAAGTTTAAATCAAGATCCCAATAGTCCGATTAGTGTGAATGAAGATCAGGGGATATTAATTGTTCGAGTCATCCCCAATTCTCCTGCTCATCAATCAGGATTACGCGCCGGAGATGTCATTATTCAAGTGGATAATAAACCTGTCCTGAAAGCCGATGAAGTTCAACAAGCCGTTGAAAATGTAACGGTCGGAAGTTCGTTAAGAATGCAAGTTCAACGTCAAGGTCAACCGTTAAATTTAGAAGTAAAAACCGGAGCCATCCCCACCCAAGAATCAGTAATCAATAATCAGTAA